A section of the Sceloporus undulatus isolate JIND9_A2432 ecotype Alabama chromosome 3, SceUnd_v1.1, whole genome shotgun sequence genome encodes:
- the LOC121926174 gene encoding multiple epidermal growth factor-like domains protein 6, translating to MCKNGGICEPANGTCTCGLGWTGSYCEKECALGKYGFDCQLDCACLNNGICNKFTGCCQCAEGYYGHSCEHICPSGFYGVNCQYQCNCKNGAVCITTTGQCICPPGFYGVQCDKVCPSEMFGGKCLHQCKCDGPAQCNPVIGKCFCPPGITGDRCDVGGPPKLPSYEEQIQEKGNAFSRLPQQEHLD from the exons ATGTGTAAGAATGGTGGTATCTGTGAACCAGCAAATGGGACTTGTACTTGTGGACTTGGATGGACAGGAAGCTATTGTGAAAAAG aaTGTGCTCTTGGAAAATATGGTTTTGATTGTCAGCTAGATTGTGCTTGTCTGAATAATGGGATTTGCAACAAGTTTACTGGCTGCTGTCAGTGTGCGGAAGGTTATTATGGACATTCCTGTGAACATA tcTGTCCTTCAGGGTTTTATGGTGTCAACTGCCAATACCAATGCAACTGTAAAAATGGAGCTGTATGCATCACAACAACTGGGCAGTGTATTTGTCCTCCAGGTTTCTATGGTGTACAGTGTGACAAAG TATGTCCTTCTGAGATGTTTGGGGGAAAGTGTCTGCACCAATGTAAGTGTGATGGACCAGCTCAGTGCAATCCAGTTATTGGAAAATGCTTTTGCCCACCCGGCATAACTGGAGATAGATGTGATGTTG GTGGCCCTCCAAAACTTCCTTCTTATGAAGAACAAATTCAGGAGAAAGGGAATGCTTTTTCAAGACTGCCACAACAGGAACACTTGGACTAA